A region of the Pricia mediterranea genome:
CCATGTTTTTGAATCTTATGTAGTCTTGATTTTGGGCTTGATATCGACAATATTACTGACTTACACCGTCAAGAGAAGAGACGAATACAACGACCGGCTGGAAGCTAGGGTACGCTTGCGAACATCGGAGCTTGAGGCTTCGAACGAACTAAAGGAAAATCTGCTGCGCGAGATACACCACCGGGTCAAGAACAATCTGCAGATTACCTCGAGCCTTATGAACATGCAAAAGAGAAAACTGTTCAGCGCAGAGGCCGTAACGGCGCTTTCCGACAGTCAGGCACGAATTTCGGCCATAGCCTTGACCCATCAAAAAATCTATCAGGACAAAGACTCAAAGGCCGTCAACCTCTCCGACTACCTGAACGATTTGATGGAGCACCAGAAGAAAATGTCGTATTCGTTCAGTTACAAAATCGAATGTCCCGAAATCTCCATCGACCTTGATAACGCCGTACCTTTGGCACTCATCATTTCAGAACTGGTTACCAATGCTTTAAAACATGCCTACCCCGATACCACCCAATACAACGAGCTTTTGATTCACGTTGAACGCTTAAACCCCGAAAAGGTGTCGTTATCCATACTCGATAACGGCAAGGGGCTGCCTAAGGATTTCAATATCGAAAAGGCCGAGGGCATCGGATTCGAAATCATTCGCGCGCTATGCAGGCAGATTTCGGCCAAGCTCTCTTACGAATCCAATGGGGGAGGAACACAGTTCAATCTTGTTTTTCCGAACAAGACGTAGAAGTGATGAATCTTTGAATAACCCGACATCCGTTGTTGAGGAAAGGGATTTTGTGTCCTCGTTCGCTATTTAAGAACGACATTGCCCACCGGTGCTCCTCCAAGTTAGTTGAATTCTGGTATCGAACCGGTATATTTGCAAGGAATCTTTCATCATCAATGCTCAAAAATTTTCACCATGTCAAAAATTGCTAAGGAATTCGGTATCGACGCGGCTTTAAAAGCACTCGGAATAAAAAAAATCAATGCGGGGACTTCCACAGGTTCGGAAAACTTCGGTTCAGGTGAAATTATCGAGTCCCGTTCTCCCGTCGACGGGGAGCTGATTGCCAAAGTGAAGTCCACCTCAAAAGAAGATTATGAACGAGTGATGTCCGCGGCCACGGATGCTTTCGTGGACTGGCGTAAGAAGCCGGCTCCGCAACGCGGTGAAATCGTCAGACAGTTCGGTGAAAAATTACGCGAATTGAAGGAGCCCTTGGGAAAACTGGTATCCTATGAAATGGGTAAAAGTTATCAGGAAGGGCTGGGGGAGGTCCAAGAAATGATCGATATCTGCGATTTCGCGGTGGGCCTGTCCCGGCAGTTGCACGGCCTGACCATGCACTCCGAGCGACCGGGCCATCGGATGTACGAACAATATCATCCGCTCGGACCGGTCGGTATAATCTCTGCTTTTAACTTTCCGGTGGCCGTTTGGGCCTGGAATACCGCCTTGGCCTGGGTCTGTGGCGATGTATGCGTTTGGAAACCATCCGAGAAAACGCCGTTGTGTGGTATAGCCTGTCAGAATATCGCTGCCGTAATCTTTAAGGCCAACAATCTTCCCGAAGGGATATCCTGTTTGATCAATGGGGACTATAAAGTTGGGGAAATGATGACCGGAGACTCCCGGATTCCCTTGGTTTCGGCCACGGGATCTATCCGGATGGGCAAAATTGTTGCGCAGGCCGTTGCCGCACGTCTGGGAAAATCCCTATTGGAACTCGGGGGAAACAATGCCATCATTGTCACCCCTGATGCCGATATAAAGATGACGGTCATTGGGGCCGTATTCGGGGCGGTCGGTACCGCAGGGCAACGCTGTACCTCGACCCGTAGATTAATTGTTCACGATTCTATTTACGACAAGGTGAAGAATGCCGTGGTCGATGCCTATAAACAACTGCGTATTGGCAACCCGCTGGACGAAAACAACCACGTGGGGCCCTTGATCGATACCGATGCCGTTGTGATGTATCAAGAAGCACTTCAAAAAGTAGTCGATGAGGGCGGTAAAGTAATCGTTGATGGCGGCGTAATGGAAGGCGAGGGCTATGAAAGCGGTTGTTACGTCAAACCGGCCATTGCCGAGGCCGAACCAGATTTTAATATCGTTCAACACGAGACCTTTGCTCCCGTGCTCTATCTTTTAAAATATTCCGGCGATGTCGAAAATGCCATTGAGATTCATAACGGGGTGGTGCAGGGCCTGTCCTCCGCCATTATGACCAACAACCTTCGGGAAGCCGAACGTTTTCTTTCGGTAGCTGGAAGCGATTGCGGTATCGCTAATGTGAATATTGGGACGTCCGGGGCTGAAATCGGAGGAGCGTTCGGTGGGGAGAAAGAGACAGGCGGGGGTCGAGAAAGCGGTTCCGATGCCTGGAAAATCTATATGCGGCGACAGACGAATACGATTAACTATACCACTGAATTACCGCTAGCCCAAGGTATAAGCTTCGAGCTGTAAAGGGGCAATCCTCTTGGTCGTTTCTCCCTCGTCGATTGTGGGCCTCATCGGTTGCAGGTGCGCAGGGGTAACCTTTGAGCTGTAAAGGTGCAGTCTTTTGGAATAAAAAAACCCGCTGTCTTTCTTTTTTACTTGACTTTCCCCCGAATAGGCAAGCGAAAAATACAGCGGGTCTGAACACTAAACTAACTGACTTCCCTGCCGCATGGCAGGCTCAAACAACTATTTAAATATTCGACGCTTAAAATGGCGTTCTATGGTCTTATATCGTACTCCCCTTTCTGGGGTTCGGTCGGTTTACCCGCTCCGGTCTGTGGCTGGTTGCGCATGTGCAACCAGCGCGATGGCCCAATACGTTTGGATGAATAAGTTAAAGGTTCCCGTTTCCATGACATCTTTATGCTATCTTTCGGTTAAATATAAGGTGCTTGGTAGAGGTAATCCAGTCTAATTGTACGACTGGTCGTTTTTAGTGTATGATTGGAGAACAAATCTTCATACTTGCGCTGTCTATTCCTGTTAATTCCACTTAGAGCTAATAAGGTCGATATCTTGTAGGGGAGATCAACACTGTAAAGCGCTTAAGGTAAGTCGTCCGCTGACCGCTTAGCTCCTTCATCACGCCACAGGCGCGACTGGCTCAAACGGTCAGCAGGGCTTACCGCCAATTGATTCCGATGGTTTTCCGGTTCCGGATGCCAAAATCCCACGGTTGACCATTACTCCATCCAATGTCTGAAAAATTAGTTCTTTGAACAAGCTTCTTTTTACGAATGGCAGCTGAAATTGTATAAATTGCAGAAAGCCGGCCATTTACAGGTCCACTGGCTTAGTTCAACGGATTTTATCTCAAGCTCTGACGTACCTTCTAATTTTTTCAATACATTTATCTTAGAGTCAAGCAGCGGAAGCCCCATGACATCAATGTGTTACTGGCCTGATTTAATGATTGTGCTCCTTTTTGTTAACAATTAACTCAAAAAATATGGATGTTGAAAACGTAGCTGTTGGGTACTGGCTAATTCTCTTATTCGCAGGTATTATTTGCGGGATATTGGGTTATTATATGGGGAAAGGTATAGTGGCGCCTAAAGATATATCCTCTGAATCGAGCCTATTGCGTGATGAAAATTCTAAGCTACGGTCAGAATTGGAGACTTGCAAGCAAAAGTTGCTCTCCCGACCCGGCATCGATGCGAGGTCCTCATCCGAAGGGAGAGAAGCCTTAATGGAAACGGGTCTTACCCCAACTGCTCCTACTTTAGTTGCTTTTGACGCTAAGGCGGCAAGCGACGCCTTGGGAAAAACGATTGAAAAGGACGACTTAACGGTAATAGAAGGCATAGGTCCTAAAATCGCCGGTATGTTTCACCATGCCGGAATCATGACATGGAAGGCTTTGTCGGAGACATCGGTCGCCAACTGCCAAGAAATTTTGAACACCGGGGCAGAACGTTATAAGGTTCATGACCCGTCATCCTGGCCCATGCAGGCGAAGATGTGCCATAAAGGGATGTGGAAGGAACTCTTCCGATGGCAGGAAGAGCATGACCATGGAAAATTGTAATTTACAAGTTCGGATTTCCGAAAACGGGCTAGGCAAGTTTGATTTTAAACTTGAGACATGAACTTGCGCTTCCTAAACCATGCCGTTCGCTTCCACCCACTTAAACCGATATTGGTCCTCCGGAAACTTCATCCGTTCGGCGATACGCTCCAAGCGGTCGGGCAGGTTCACAAGGTAATCCCGTGCTTTTTCAGCCGTTTCGGAAAGGTCCCTTACCTTTTCCATTTCCCAATAAGTATTAAGTTTTCGTAGGATATCCACATAGTCCTGCGCGGTATAGACACCCAGGCGCTGGGCACAGTTCGAAAAGTTTTCAAAGGCCTCCCCGATGGTGCCGCCCGATTCCCTTAAAAAATGGGCGGGCATCACAATTTTCTTTTTCATCATCTCGGCAAAAGCCAGTACCATGCCGGAAGGGTCCTCTCCCATAATAGTCTTAACAAATTCACGGTACGCCAGATGGTGGCGCATTTCGTCACCGGCGATGATGGTGCACATTTTGGCCAAAAGGGTGTTTCCTTTTTTTTTGGCCATCTGCCCCACGCGTTTGTGCGAGATATTGGTGGCCAGTTCCTGAAATGTGGTGTACACAAAGTTTTTATAAGGGTCGCGGTCGGTTCCGATATCGAAGCCGTCGTTGATCAGATGCTGGGTGGTGATTTCGACCTCTCGCATATTCACTCGTCCGGATAGGTAAAGATACTTATTGAGCACATCGCCATGCCGGTTTTCCTCGGCGGTCCAGGCACGTACCCACTTGGCCCATCCGTTCGTTTTATTCTCTCCGTGTTGATCGATACCGACCACGTCCATCAACCATGATTCGTAAGTGGGCAGGGCCTCTTCGGTGATGGTATCCGCCACCATGGTTACCCAAAAGTCATATCCTAGTTCTTTGGAATCGCCCCGAAGTTCGCGAACGGATTCCAAAAAGCCTTCTTTTTCTGAATCGGGCAAAAAATCGGAAGGTTGCCAAATCTCCTCGATAGGAATCAAGAACGAATCCATGAATCCTTCGACTTGCGGCTCTATGGCCTGCATTACCTCTAATCGTATATTTTTTTCAGCCATTGTTCTGATTTGTTAGATACCTGTTTGATAGTAATCCTTTTAAATAGAATTTTTTTTGAAAAATAAGAGTCCTATGTAGTTCCACGACAGCATGTAAGGCAGCATAGATTCGAAATCAAACTAGTATTTTGCTTGTTTTTGTAAAGAACGTTAATAATATAAAGACTATCGATAAAATAAGGAATTTGTTCGAAGTATGGAACGGAAAATACATCTATTTTCAGTTCCGTCCCCGTTCATCGGGATAAAGGGTATGCACCGGATCGCTCTGCCATACCTGCTTCGTATCGACGTCAAGCATCGAGAGGGGTCCTTTAAAGGCTGCCCCGGTATCGAGATTCCATACGTTGGCGGCCTGTTTTGGCTCGGCAACATCGGTTCTCGAAACTGGAGTATGTCCTATAAATATCGTGTTGTAATGGGATAGTCTTTTGGGATAAAATGGATTCCCTTTCTGCAGGTTCGGATCTAGGGATTGCGCAAGTTCCCAAAGAGTGCGGTCCCAGTAAAAGCTTTCGGGAAAATATTCGTACTCGATGCCTTTCAGGTTGGTGAAACCAGCGTGTAAAAAAAGGCGGTTCTCCTTATCGATAAACGTGTTTTTCAGACTGTCAAAAAACAGGATGTGCCGCTCTTTTGTTTTGTCATCCGCTTCGTTGTACGAGGCCAATGTAGCCCCCCCACCATGCTGTAGCCAAGTGGGGTTGTCGTTTGCGCCGCGAAGCCATTCCACACAAAGCTCATCGTGATTTCCTCGGATAAAAATACAACGGTGAGTTTTTTTCAAGGTTATCAGATAGTCGACCGTTTCTACTGCATCGCTCCACCCATCTACATAATCCCCCAAAAATATAAGCTGATCGTTCGTAGAGACCTCCGCGCGCTCCAAAATCTGGTGCAAGGCCTTAAGCCCCGAATGAATGTCCCCGATTACCAATGTCCTTTTTTCGTTCATGCCGTAAAAATAAACAGGATTGCAGGATTACGCGTTGGAAAGCTTGTATTTTCTCTTATGGATTGACCTAAAAAAAGGGTGCCAGGTTTTGTTAGGTCTGGTATTTTGTGATTAGTTTAGTGGGATATTGAAAACTAGACGTATGCAGACCATCTATTGTATCGGAGAACTGTTGATTGATTTTGTAGCCGAAAATCAGGGCAGCGACCTATCCAAAGCGGATGTATTCACGAAAAAGCCGGGTGGGGCCCCTGCCAATGTGGCCTGTGCCGTGGCCAAGTTGGGCGGCAAGAGCAAGTTCGTAGGCTGTGTCGGCGAAGATCCCTTCGGAACGTATTTGCTGGACACACTTGAAAAAAATAGGGTCAATGTTACTTTGGCACAGCGTTCGAAGCATTTTACGACCTTGGCCTATGTTTCGATTGCTTCGAATGGGGAGCGGGATTTTGTATTCAGTCGGGGCGCCGATAAAAAGCTGGAATACGATGCTGTGGTGAAAAATGGTTTTAAGGGGAATGTAGTGCATTTTGGATCGGCTACGGCCTTACTGGGAGGTGGACTCAATGATGCCTACGACCGGTACCTCGTGGATGCCCTGGCCCAAGAGGCCCTGATCAGCTTTGATCCCAATTTTCGCGGCGACCTCTGGAAAGGCGAAGAAGGGACCTTCATAGAGAAATGCCGCCATTTTGTTGAGAAGGCGCATCTGTGTAAGTTCAGCTTGGAGGAAGCCCAGTTACTATCAGGTGAGAATGATGTCGAAAAGGCCTGTGCCGTATTGCATGGTATAGGCAGCCCGATTATTGCTATCACTTTGGGCAAGAAAGGTACATTGCTTAGCACCCCGGATTTTAAAAGAAGGGTCGCAAGCGTAAAGGTTGAGCCTATAGACACTACGGGGGCGGGCGATGCGTTTATCGGATGTTTGCTCTATCAAATCGCCCGACTTAAAAATCCGCATCAGATTTTGGATGATACCGACCAGCTTGTCCCAATGGTGGAAAAAGCGAACTGGGCGGGTGCCATTACGACCACGAATTACGGAGCTATACCTGCTTTACCGGAGTATGACGCTATTTTTTGAGGACGTTACAATCGTTTTGCATCGCAGCGACTGGGGATACGGGCCCGAGAGATTTCTCGGTCGGCTTTCTGCTCTTTGGAACTGCCTTATCAGGCTGAAACTGTAGTTAAATGGCAAACATTCCGAGCCAGCTTTCGGCATTTTGACGGAAAATTTTATCGACCACCGCTTTTGGCAGCCTTAGGCCTATAAAGTTTCCGCTAACCCGCTCGCTGGTCATGGGGTCGTCGGTCACGAAAAAGCGCCAGTCCTGCAGCCATCGGTCATGGATTTCTTTTTGAAGGGCATCAGGGTCATCTTCGCCGGTGTCGGATTTATCGGTGGCGTATAGAATGCGATCTTGGTACTTAATAAAAAAATCACGCACTTTTTCGCGGTCATGTATGGTCTGATAGAACACTTGCCCCATTCTGGCCGCGAGGTCCACGCTCATATTGGGAAATCGGTCCAAACGTTTTGCCAATTCGTCAACGTTCCATTCGAGACTGCCCATATGTGCGCCCATAAATATGAGATCGGGATGTTTTGCGAGCATACGGTCGCGAGCAGCGACCTGTTCTTCATAGGAGGGCAGTTCGGGATGCCTGTACATGTGATATTCGGGATGTTCGCCGAAATAGTCCCGGTCGTTGTTCACGGTCATTTCTTCCAAGGGGAGCCAGCAGTTTTTGGGTTCGCCCAAATGCCCGATCAAGGGAATTCCTTTTTGGGTCAGATGGTCGAATATAGGGTCCAGCCTTGGGTCATCGACCATCACAAGCTCCCCGTTTTTGTCTCGAAATACCATTCCAACGTTCTTCCAGACCTTTACCGCGATCGCCCCTTGGTCAAAACACCGGTCAAGCCAGGCAATGGTGTTTTCTACAAAGTTGGGATTGTCCCAATCCGCTATTGAAAAAGCGGTGGCCATTTCAAAAGCTTTAGGGTACCTTCTTTTCTGGTCGCGGCAATATGCAAACTGTTGCTCAACGAATGCCTGTCCTTTCGACAGGTCCACCGCGATATTGAGCATCCGGAAATTGTCTTTTTTGGCCTGCTCGACAAACGTATCCCGGT
Encoded here:
- the amaB gene encoding L-piperidine-6-carboxylate dehydrogenase, whose amino-acid sequence is MSKIAKEFGIDAALKALGIKKINAGTSTGSENFGSGEIIESRSPVDGELIAKVKSTSKEDYERVMSAATDAFVDWRKKPAPQRGEIVRQFGEKLRELKEPLGKLVSYEMGKSYQEGLGEVQEMIDICDFAVGLSRQLHGLTMHSERPGHRMYEQYHPLGPVGIISAFNFPVAVWAWNTALAWVCGDVCVWKPSEKTPLCGIACQNIAAVIFKANNLPEGISCLINGDYKVGEMMTGDSRIPLVSATGSIRMGKIVAQAVAARLGKSLLELGGNNAIIVTPDADIKMTVIGAVFGAVGTAGQRCTSTRRLIVHDSIYDKVKNAVVDAYKQLRIGNPLDENNHVGPLIDTDAVVMYQEALQKVVDEGGKVIVDGGVMEGEGYESGCYVKPAIAEAEPDFNIVQHETFAPVLYLLKYSGDVENAIEIHNGVVQGLSSAIMTNNLREAERFLSVAGSDCGIANVNIGTSGAEIGGAFGGEKETGGGRESGSDAWKIYMRRQTNTINYTTELPLAQGISFEL
- a CDS encoding acyl-ACP desaturase, with amino-acid sequence MAEKNIRLEVMQAIEPQVEGFMDSFLIPIEEIWQPSDFLPDSEKEGFLESVRELRGDSKELGYDFWVTMVADTITEEALPTYESWLMDVVGIDQHGENKTNGWAKWVRAWTAEENRHGDVLNKYLYLSGRVNMREVEITTQHLINDGFDIGTDRDPYKNFVYTTFQELATNISHKRVGQMAKKKGNTLLAKMCTIIAGDEMRHHLAYREFVKTIMGEDPSGMVLAFAEMMKKKIVMPAHFLRESGGTIGEAFENFSNCAQRLGVYTAQDYVDILRKLNTYWEMEKVRDLSETAEKARDYLVNLPDRLERIAERMKFPEDQYRFKWVEANGMV
- a CDS encoding metallophosphoesterase family protein, translating into MNEKRTLVIGDIHSGLKALHQILERAEVSTNDQLIFLGDYVDGWSDAVETVDYLITLKKTHRCIFIRGNHDELCVEWLRGANDNPTWLQHGGGATLASYNEADDKTKERHILFFDSLKNTFIDKENRLFLHAGFTNLKGIEYEYFPESFYWDRTLWELAQSLDPNLQKGNPFYPKRLSHYNTIFIGHTPVSRTDVAEPKQAANVWNLDTGAAFKGPLSMLDVDTKQVWQSDPVHTLYPDERGRN
- a CDS encoding carbohydrate kinase family protein; its protein translation is MQTIYCIGELLIDFVAENQGSDLSKADVFTKKPGGAPANVACAVAKLGGKSKFVGCVGEDPFGTYLLDTLEKNRVNVTLAQRSKHFTTLAYVSIASNGERDFVFSRGADKKLEYDAVVKNGFKGNVVHFGSATALLGGGLNDAYDRYLVDALAQEALISFDPNFRGDLWKGEEGTFIEKCRHFVEKAHLCKFSLEEAQLLSGENDVEKACAVLHGIGSPIIAITLGKKGTLLSTPDFKRRVASVKVEPIDTTGAGDAFIGCLLYQIARLKNPHQILDDTDQLVPMVEKANWAGAITTTNYGAIPALPEYDAIF
- a CDS encoding amidohydrolase family protein is translated as MKTLGTVWLLLLTVSAAEDNEFYTLEDFARIEKIDVHTHVWTDRDTFVEQAKKDNFRMLNIAVDLSKGQAFVEQQFAYCRDQKRRYPKAFEMATAFSIADWDNPNFVENTIAWLDRCFDQGAIAVKVWKNVGMVFRDKNGELVMVDDPRLDPIFDHLTQKGIPLIGHLGEPKNCWLPLEEMTVNNDRDYFGEHPEYHMYRHPELPSYEEQVAARDRMLAKHPDLIFMGAHMGSLEWNVDELAKRLDRFPNMSVDLAARMGQVFYQTIHDREKVRDFFIKYQDRILYATDKSDTGEDDPDALQKEIHDRWLQDWRFFVTDDPMTSERVSGNFIGLRLPKAVVDKIFRQNAESWLGMFAI